One region of Eupeodes corollae chromosome 1, idEupCoro1.1, whole genome shotgun sequence genomic DNA includes:
- the LOC129954102 gene encoding prefoldin subunit 1 — MAAMDMELKKAFTEVQIHRVETTKKMNMLDMKHDMVKTGKHKCILTEKGTSDLPDDARVYLSVGRMFVLTNVQNMREDLKSKQEKCQKTLDLLEKKKEFLAKSLKDQEDNLRELVKQKKYSGTKASNAE; from the exons atggcTGCAATGGACATGGAATTAAAAAAG gcGTTTACCGAAGTGCAAATCCATCGTGTTGAAACGACGAAAAAGATGAATATGCTGGATATGAAGCACGATATGGTCAAAACCGGTAAACATAAATGTATCCTTACTGAAAAAGGTACAAGCGATTTACCTGACGACGCTAG AGTTTATCTTTCAGTGGGTAGAATGTTCGTTTTAACCAATGTACAGAACATGCGAGAGGATCTAAAATCTAAACaagaaaaatgccaaaaaactCTGGATCTACtagaaaaaaagaaggaatttCTTGCCAAGAGTTTAAAGGACCAAGAGGACAATCTTAGAGAGTTagtgaaacagaaaaaatattctGGCACAAAGGCGTCCAATGCggaataa
- the LOC129954100 gene encoding protein-lysine N-methyltransferase CG9154 — MNSLEDVELNLPMDTMSILNKFLLEKEERERKEQDRILAKTGTSSMFEEDWQLSQFWYSNNTRTALGKVVKKLLGPDAQVALLSCPSLYKTIKDMHDHVRLFEFDKRFSIFGDDFIHYDFNEAFCEPEYFIHHTAIYDIIIADPPFLSEECITKTAHIIKKLMKPCAKLVFCSGEIVGPWIAKYLYLKPYNFRPEHERNLANEFVCYANFNIDELL, encoded by the exons ATGAATTCACTAGAAGATGTTGAACTTAATCTTCCAATGGATACTATGTCTATACTTAATAAATTCCTTCTTGAGAAAGAAGAAAGAGAGCGAAAAGAGCAAGATAGAATTCTAGCCAAGACAGGAACTAGTTCTATGTTTGAAGAAGATTGG CAACTTAGTCAGTTTTGGTACAGTAATAATACCCGGACTGCTCTCGGAAAAGTTGTGAAGAAACTTTTAGGACCAGACGCACAAGTCGCTCTCCTATCCTGTCCATCGCTTTATAAAACTATCAAGGACATGCATGACCATG TAagattatttgaattcgataaaAGGTTCTCAATATTCGGCGATGATTTCATCCACTACGATTTCAATGAAGCTTTTTGTGAACCCGAGTATTTCATTCACCATACAGCAATCTACGACATAATAATAGCCGATCCTCCATTTCTTTCGGAAGAATGTATAACTAAAACAGcacatattataaaaaaattaatgaaaccaTGTGCAAAACTAGTTTTCTGTTCAGGGGAAATTGTCGGGCCTTGGATCGCGAAGTACCTTTACCTCAAGCCCTACAATTTCCGTCCAGAACATGAAAGAAACCTAGCTAATGAATTCGTTTGTTATGCAAATTTTAATATAGATGAATTGTTATaa